The following proteins are co-located in the Hydractinia symbiolongicarpus strain clone_291-10 chromosome 7, HSymV2.1, whole genome shotgun sequence genome:
- the LOC130648683 gene encoding noggin-1-like → MHLFLWLHVILIVNETLLWKHCSGQAQLFFELLEDKESLRLKSITVVQALVEQLSSSIKTKPTAEDRDTTKLLKILGGSFDPRYHSISKPRDLNLTYSEKIIEKQLKENIPESLSKEDFALTGVDTNLKLHSRAKYYFQLYLQLKSFCPISYQWLDLGETFWPRYFKETFCIPKPCSYPSGMKCGHNRNEMHPVSLLYWNCHARVKKSGATQCGWSSINIKVDKKCVCSCAAS, encoded by the coding sequence ATGCATCTGTTTCTATGGTTACATGTTATTCTGATAGTAAATGAGACGTTACTATGGAAACATTGCAGTGGACAGGCGCAACTTTTTTTCGAATTGCTAGAAGACAAAGAAAGTTTAAGATTGAAAAGCATTACGGTCGTGCAAGCGCTCGTCGAGCAACTGTCTTCATCAATAAAAACTAAACCGACAGCCGAAGATCGAGATACTACGAAACTACTTAAAATTCTCGGTGGTTCGTTTGATCCACGCTACCACTCAATTTCAAAACCACGTGACCTAAACTTAACTTATTCTgagaaaataatagaaaaacagTTAAAAGAGAATATACCGGAGAGTTTGAGCAAGGAAGATTTCGCTTTAACTGGCGTTGATACAAACTTGAAACTTCATTCGCGTGCAAAGTAttattttcaactttatttGCAGCTGAAATCTTTTTGTCCTATCAGTTACCAATGGCTGGATTTAGGGGAGACATTCTGGCCACGATATTTTAAAGAAACGTTCTGTATACCAAAACCGTGTTCGTATCCATCTGGTATGAAATGTGGACACAACAGAAATGAAATGCATCCAGTCTCTTTGTTGTATTGGAATTGTCACGCAAGAGTTAAAAAAAGTGGAGCCACGCAATGCGGGTGGAGCAGCATCAACATAAAGGTGGACAAAAAATGCGTGTGTTCTTGTGCTGCTTCTTGA